The genomic interval tcttcagtaagcgctttatcctggtcagggtcgtgctGGATCCAGAGTCTGTCCAGgtaacactgggtgtgaggtgggaatacacacactcgtgcacacacacacacacgttcacacgcTCGTTCATCCTGGCATGTTTATGGAGGTTGGAGGAACCCGGAGAATCCAGAGGAAATCGCAGAGATACAAGGAGAACATGTGGAACTCTACACAGATGGTAATCCGAGCTCAGGAACGAATTGGGGATCAACCGGTGAGACGGCAGTGCTACACTCTGTACCACACAATTAAGAAGAGTGGTATATAAGAAATAAGAAGTATTCATGGATACAgcaaggacttttttttttatatatatatatatatatatatatatatatatatatatatatatatatatatatacacaataccgAGAACATAGCTCTGAGTATTGTCTAATAATCCATACCGTTATGTGAAGCATTACAGACGTGATGTGTGAAGTGTCTGGTGTTCGAATACACTTGTCGTGTCAGTGAACATTACGATATAAAAtaatgcaggaaaaaaaaaaacacctgtggATCAGATGGAAAAGTTTCATCCAATATTTATCTAGAGTTTCAGGTCAGTACGGGCATGATAACAGCATTCATTATTGGATTGATTCTAatttcagtatagtacagtgggAAAATTTGTACATCTGTGCATAATACCATTTAAGTCATTTTTCGGCTTCGATGTCAGCGAGCCTAATCACGAATGCATTTCTATAAGTAGTTTTACATTCTTTAATGGGGTagggtaataaaaaaaaaagctgttaatGAACAGAAAAAGGCACAAAGTGCAGACAGAAATCAGGGTTctataaatatatgcaaattttAAATGCTCCTAAGCAATGTGCCCTGTGCACTTTTGTTAATGACATGCATTTGCATAATATTGGAACTTAATtggctctttaaaaaaaaaaaaaaaattataatgcacAGCCGGTCACTTGCTCCATACTACAGTCTgttcaggattttgcgatcgcagaaatgaatgcgaaatcaaggaaactcgGGAGTATTCGCaggagcgtgcaatttttcagatttgggccaagacgtgacatcatcacaacacacattcagccaaaagcCCTCTTCGCTTCATGAatacggctaaaaggtctcatttaccagcatgCATCACTGTGAAACAGCGTGCAGAACAATTtatgccaattcaagtagttttctgcaaaaaaaaaaaaaaaacacaaaaaagtcagcaaatttagaagaaaaaaaaagccgcagcaaaatcgagcgtttttgagcgcaacaatcaccaaaaaaaaaaaacactccacgaaatcctgtacggactgctcAATACTGACTCCGGTGAGGTTTTCTAAAACGCTGCACTGACAATTTTCACACTCAAAGTCAATTGTGCACTCAAGTCAATTCCACCAAAAAGAtttaatcagtaaaaaaaaaaaagaaaagaagacatTTTATAAAGCACCTTGTCCCCAGACTCATCAATATCAGATATATCCGATATGGAGTGAAGTTCACATTTTAATCATATATCTTGACAGAACGATTGCATCCAGAGTGTGGCGGATTTCGTGAGGAGGAACCCCAGAGCCTCTGATCGGGAGCTGAACGCCGAGGTGAAGAAGAACGTGCTTCTCTTCGCCTCTAGAGTGCAGGCTTTAGACTCCTCACCTCTCTTCTGAACACAGAAATACTGTGACTTCAGTCTCTCCTCCTCACCCTGCCTTACACTTGTCAGATTTGACTAAATATGTATAAGTAtatgattccttttttttttttttttttttttaaaaaaaaaaaagatgtatgaAATAATATTCCTGCTTGAATGTCGTTTTTAATCACTTCATTTGTTTAGGCTTGATAATATAATTGCTAGGTTTACACAAACATTAACGAACTGAATAAAGTCTGTCTTCTAATGCACCTACGTGCACTTAAAGCTTTCTTTATTTGCGTTGTTTTTCAGAATGTCTTCACAAACTATTAAGTAAggatatttatattcatttataccacagtgctgtcgaATTCTGGGTTccggtgttgattattttattttaagagcaGTTCTGACAACAGTGCAGCTGGAAATCACaggatttatattaatgcgcccgttctaatatgttactgtttctatagtaactgctcATTAACAAGGACTTGTATTGAGGACGTGCcacaaacatatattttttttaaaaataaaaataagatgtGCTATTTACTGAAGagaaatgtataattgttgatctggtgaggtttgtaacagtcggaggtaaagccATAACCTTACATTTTCTGCTATGGGAAAGAGTttatgctttgtggtttctcactaacatacaaactgcagtttttttttgtcttataaactgaaacagagaggctggtgagggaatggctgtttatagctgctataacaagtAGCTTGCAGTATATAGATAACGGatgttccgcaacattaaatgtagcaaATGTTTCCTGCAAAACTAAAGAATTAACCATCAGCCATCAAATGGAGTACGGAGCAAGTGGGGAATTGTGTACATTTGATTTTTGGCCAGTttaatgcatactgtatataagatgTAAATAAGAGGACAGgagaaacagaacaaaaaaaaaaaaaacaggtggcGTAGGAAGGGAGAGAAATAAGAAGCAGGGAGAGTCTGTAATAAGCTTTGCTTCATCATTGTATTCATCAAACAGCACCTGCAATGAATACCATTATGCAGATTTACATCTCAGATCCCTTGATGACTTTAAAGGCAGTGTCGAGCGCTCGGCCCAAGCAGCTGATTAGCCACCGTGCTTTTCCAGTGATTGGAAATGTGTCTGCAGCTTGCCAGTGATAGCAAGGAGTTATAAAATAAGTACGGCCCTGCAAGATAGAAAGAACAAGCTTAGAATAGTAAACTCTTTGATATAGCGTCCTAGCTGCACCTGGGCACTTACAGGCAACGGACAGTTCTCTAATGATGGATGGTATCTTATGAGCTGCCGGCGCTCAAGATGAAAGGCAACGTGTGACTGGTCAGAGAGAACAAAGCAGCGCAGTCCCCGCCAGTCTACTGTCTGACCACAATAGCAGCCCCTCAACACCGCTTTGGGTTTTTCTCATCCTGGAAACGTCAAACAAAGCAAAGTCTTCATGTCGGTGTactgagagagacacaaacaaaGCAATATCTGATATTCTTCTCCATAATTCTGCAATTGTTGTGACGTCATGGGGTTTGAATCAAATCACGAAGCGCTTGGCTTTTGATAGAGAATGTTTATAGGGTTCCTGGGTAAGTATTTTAAGGTTGTTCAGGTTCATTCACCAATATAAGCCTGGAAATTGCTTGCAGGAACTTTGTTGCAAAGTCTCTTAAAACCCAGTTTTAATAAGAACCCCTATAGATTTCTAATGgaactttcatttttaaaaaaaatttatttatttattttagaaaatatgcATTATTTAATGGATCTTGGATTGGAAGGGTTTTTACTTTGAACCCGTTATGATAAACTTGTAATGCAAGTCTACCTCgctcaaaatatttcaaacGTACACTCAATGGTTCTTCAAGGGTACTTTAAAGATTCACTGGTTAATTGAGGGTTCTTGTCTTCCCTTTCTGAACCCTTTGTGATAAGGAAACAGTTTAGAACCTTTCATGGTTCTCCCAGAGAGATAACAGAACAATACTTAAGAGTTCAAGATTTTCTCAGAGTGTATACTACAGCTCcacatgaatgaaaataaagaccATTTAAGAAGGCTCCTGAAACATGACTGGTTCTTAACATGACCCAGTTGCAATAAGAACCCCAAAAGACCCCAAAAGAACGGAGCCTACAACAGTTTTCCGCTATTGGAGAGGGTACCAAACAGAACCATTTTAGTTatcaaagaacccttaattagcCTATACAATGTACAGTCATGGGACAAAAAGAAAGCACACCCtctttcaattctatgtttttatttatcagggcctaaatcaCAATTGTGTGGcgctcaccaacttctataaccCCAGGTGACAGCAAAATAACataacagatttcaatatgtagtcattattttccccccaaataaACCAGCATTCAGAAAACAGGTGGGAAAAATATCtacaccctataattcagtaacatgtagaaccaTCTTTAGCAACAGTAACGTGgagtaaatgttttctgtaagagTTTAACAGTCTCTCAGatcattttggagaaattttggccACTCTTCTCAACAACATTGCTTCCGTTCATTGATATTTGAGGGCATTCATTCATGCACAGCTCTATTAAGATTCTGCCACATCATCTTGATGGTGTTTAGGTTTGGTCTTTGTCTTGGCCATtcattccaacaccttgattttttttcttctttagtcaTTCAGATTTAAcgatttgctggtgtgcttcTAATTATTATTGTGCCGATTGTGCAGTTGTGCCAATTTCTGCccagcttaagctgctggacagatggcctcacatttgtcGCAAAATATTCTTGTATAAAATGTCTCAATGACTTCATCGTTGTCTCAACGAACGCAAGTTTCCCCGGTCCTGTGTCTgaaaaaacaagcccaaatcatcacccctccaccaccatgcttgacaatGGGTATGCAGTGTTTTTGGTGATatgttgtgtttggttttctccaaacatggcaCTGTGCACAATTAACCTTGGTCTCTTCAGCCTAAAGGCCCAAAGAGAAGGCACACTTCCATGAAAGTCGGTCTTGTTCAGGCTGtttctgattgtgctgtcatgaatataaacatttaatcggcttacagaggcctgcagggcacatgatgtagctcttggTTTTTTCTTAatatctctgagcattaaacaGTCTGATCTTGGaatgaatttgctgggacgcccactcctgggaagattagaaactgtcttgaaggctctccatttgtaaGCAATCATTCTCACAGTAAAACGGTGAGTTTCAAATTATATGGAGATATATGACCGTATAACCCTTCCGAGATTGATGAGCAGTAACGATTGgttctctgaggtcatggctgatgtcctttcttcttggctTGATGTACTatagacacacacctgagttctccagaacaccaaactgccaaagGTTCTGCTTTTAGTCACAGTTCTTGATGGCGAACTAATCTTGTGCAATTCATAAGCAACACCTAGCCGCTAATTATTCTCGTAATGTTTGTCGAAGTTGGAATGGTGTACTTGTAAAGTACTAATGTACTTtcctgttttttgggggggatgaCTACATAGGCGcacggtggttagcacgttcgcctcacacctccagggtcgggggttcgattcccaccgtggccctgtgtgtgcggagtttgcatgttctccccgtgctgctggggtttcctccgggttctccggtttcctcccccagtccaaaaaaatgcatggtaggctgatcggcatgtctaaaatgtccgtagtgtatgaatgggtgtgttagtgtgtatgtgattgtgccctgcgatggattggcaccctgtccagggtgtaccccgccttgtgcccgatgctccctgggataggctccaggtttccctgtaaccctgaaggaaggataagcggtatacaagatggatggatgggtggatggatgggataaCTACATgttgaagtctgttttgttttgttttgttttgtcattgttgtcacctgaggttattatttatttatttatagaatctGGAGAGGCTCACATCATAAAcccctgataaataaaatcatagaattgaaggagggtctACTTTCTTTTCCCCATGAATGTACAGTACCTTAGAGAACAATTACACAGGACTGAAAATGGGGCGGGAATGGTTTTCAGAGGATCCCTTTTAGGGGGTTGTTTCACTGGCAAGttacttaaaaaatgttttgtgttaaATCTAGGATAATAATTTTTTCTCTTTAAgaacatatattaatattaatattaacattaacctgtgatttgaattacagccgcAACTATTGTCAGAGGTGCTCTTAGcctatagaaaattaatcgacGGCTTCCCATTCGAGAAATCAACATCCCTGTAATATAAGTGTACAAGAAGTaactctttttgttgttgttgtggataTACAGTAcctatataaaaaatgtatatctctctctagcCTATATATAggcctatttatttatgttacatATGTTCACGTGCTATTGTTTGGCGCAGTAAGCCTACTGTAATTTAGTTTGTCCAAGGAACTGTCAATAAACTCTTGAATTTTGAATATAACAGGATGGATAGCCCACTAAAACCTTCACCACTTGCAGCAAAGACCCCCTCACTCCGACCCCTGTCTCTTGCACCGCCGCTCACTTCAtccgggttgccagattggtttTATTCCTGTTTGCGCTGAATGTGTCTGGGTTGCAGGTGAGAAAGTATTTTGTCCGGGCGGCCTGAGAGCGGTTCAAACACTTGACATTGATTTCAGCgagaattaaatataaataagtaataaatatataaataaatatcatgtcTAGCCTACTCTAGGCTATGTGGAAtggactggaataaagttggtttgacgttggacgttcaaTATTctcagatatgcggaaattaagggcccgtctctaaagttacatacgacattgttatacacgtttctaacttcaatagcattcgaagggaatgacttacagtcatataaccaactgttcatctaggtgtcaggtatgagaaactccttttagatttttgatatttatccaaataaactattaaatcatatataaggCACGCACataaaacatgtatttttaCCCCAAAACAAATTGGTGGTTATTAAACTAAGGGTCCGAATCCACCGAACCTACTTGGCAACCCCGTCTTGGAGCGCACTTGTGCCGCTGTCTTCCACTTGAGTCTCATTTACTGAGAAGCTACAGAGCTGTCACGACGTGGACACATACTGAAGCTGGGGGggatattgttattattattattattattattattattattattattattattattttaaacctgCCAGCTGAAATGCGCAGGATGATTTTTACTGTGAAAATCCTCACAATAAGACAAGAAATCGGTGATCAGGTAAGGTGCATTATGTTTCCTTTCGTCTTTCAAACCGCCGATGCAGCTTGGAATGTTTATCATTCaaagaaatttttatttatttatttttttaaacaaacattaatCCAAAGTTATTCACACTTTCAGTTCTAATATACTATTTTATATGCACTTAGTTTAAGATATATGATTGAGGCATGGGTACAAGTGTGGAACAATATCCTAGATTGTTTTTCTACTGTTCaggatctttaaataaaaacaaacaaacaaacaaacaaaaaacaatcctGTGTTTCTTCAGTGCTACATGACGTCACTACATAGGAGTCCCCATGCATTGATGTTTTTTCTTGCAGAGATGATGGTGCAGGAGGTGGACAGTTCATCAAGAACTAATTATTGTTTCTTAAAGTGGAATGCATCAAAACTGGACACTGCCATGTCAGGAGATAGCCATCAGGATTTGGGCTGCAGCTTAATGTTCCATCTCATGAAGCCTCAGGAACTGGTCATATTCTGTTACTGCCTCACTGAAGAGGAGGAATACAGACCCTATGAGTCTTCAATCTTGATTTTCAGCTCATTCATGTAGGCAAGCCTGTTGTGTGTCTttttacatgtgtgcatgtgcatatgTATGCTGGCTTTGTGGCTTTGTGTGCTTGCTTGGCCGTGTCATTTCCTGCTGGTGCTTAAGTCATGCCTCGCAGACCTGATGTCAGAAGCAGCTGTTGCTGCCCACTGCACTTGAATGAGGACAATGCTCGTTTTGGCCTGTTGGCGGCGCTCATCCTGCTGTACCTGCTCTGTGGGGCGCTGGTGTTCTCCGCGCTGGAGCGTCCATCCGAGCTGCAGGCGCACCAGCGCTGGGAGGAACAGCTTGCTAACTTCACCCAGCAGCACAGGCTGAGTGTGGAGAGCCTACAGGCTTTGCTGAGGCACTACGAGGAGGCCTTCGTCACGGGCATCCGTGTGGACGCTCTGAGACCTCGCTGGGACTTCTCCGGGGCGTTCTACTTTGTCGGTACCGTAGTTTCCACAATaggtcagttttgttttttgagtcTCACACCATTAATGCCCATTCGTGTGTCAGATTTCCATAAACCCTTCAATTATTGAAATGATATCATTTCAAACATAGCATAGAAAAGCTGTGAATTTCAATATTAGTATACAATGGATCTGGGCGGTTTCTTCACTTCAGGTTTGTCTTCACATTCTCTCTGCTCTGAAATAAACTTTACTCCACCCCTTCTCCTTAAAAGGCAACTAATAAGCCATATGAGCTGGAGGTGGTTGGTTGGCTGATGGTGGGGGTGCTACGAATGAACACATCACTACTTTAAAAAGCCATGTATATCCGATATGACGATCCGTTGCTTATTTGCAGGTTTCGGCATGACCACACCTGTGACGATAGGCGGCAAAGTGTTTTTGATATTCTATGGACTCATTGGTTGTGCGGCGACCATCCTGTTTTTCAACCTCTTCCTGGAGCGCATCATCACCATGTTGGCGTACATCATGCGCTGGTGTCACGAGAGGCAGCTGCGGCGTGCTGGTGTGGGAGGAGAGGTGGCTCACAGCGAGGATGACAGCCTGGAAGGATGGAAGCCCTCCGTCTACTACGTGATGCTCATCCTGGGGGTTGCGGCGCTGCTGATCGCCTGCTGCGCCTCAGCACTGTACTCGTCTATGGAAGACTGGGCTTACTTTGACTCACTCTATTTCTGCTTCGTGGCCTTCAGCACCATTGGCTTCGGAGACTTAGTGAGCAGCCAGAGGGAGAGCTACAAGGCACAGGAGGCTTACCGACTCGGGAACTGTCTTTTTATCCTCATGGGTGTCTGCTGCATCTACTCCCTTTTTAACGTCATTTCCATCATCATAAAGCAGACCCTAAACTGGATCCTGGGTAAGCTGGACTGCAGCCGGTTGCAGTGTCCCTGCCGAGGACGCACCTACAGAAGGCAAGGCTCAGCATGCTGTTGTTGCTGTCTCCCCGGGCTGCATCGCAGCCAGCACCCCATAACTGGAAACCCCCGGCAGAGGGCACAGAAGCGCAATGCTGTACACCCAGCCCCTGCCAATGAGGCTGCACGGAAGCAGCGCTTCACTAATGCATCAGTGGAAACAGTGTGCGATAGTGAGACTGATCCTGGCCTGGGGCCAGATGGAGGTTATCTCACAGGGCATAGACTCTCAGGAGAAATGATCTCTGTCAACGACTTTATGGCCAACAAGGTTTCTCTGGCCATTCTGCAGAAGCAGCTCTCAGAGACCGCCCATGGAAACCCAAGACAGAGTCATGTTCGGCAGAACGGCTTTTCTGTCGGAGTGGGAGCCTTCGCCATCATGAATAACCGCCTACAAGAGACGAGTGTCGACAGGTAGTTCAGACATAGCGGATCATAGCGTCTAGCATCGTCTGGTGTATTTTCTTGAATGAGCAGAATAGGAAAGAGAAAGATTTTAACATTGGTAAATGCTAGAGGTGGGGTTTAGTGGGGAAATGAAATGTAGACAATTTTATTCAGTCAATATTTAGTCTGTTCAAAAATGTTTGAGGAAACTCAGCTACTTACTGTTTATTAGCAGTAGGCGTTTCTTGttttaaagtaaaattaaaCATACACAATTTCCCCTCACACCAGTCATCCAAGATATGTTTGGTATTTGAATTTTAGTTCTTTAGTCTTGCACTGGAGctaggctaatgtagctaatacaaaaaaataaaaagaaaagatgtcTTTCTCgcctaaaaaaaaccttttgcgTAAATACTCTCAAACCATATCCAGTTCTTCACTGATGCCACACAGACTTgctgatgtggtttaggacagTGGGACTTCTCCGTGTAGCCGAACAAGAGAACGTTTGTTGACAAACCGAAAATGTTCCTTACTTTAGTTCTCCACCATTCCACTTGCATGAACCCAAAGCACATTGAAAGTGGAATTGTAGCGGAAACCTGGAAATGCTAACAATTATAATAACTCCATtttgaatgtgaatgtgaatgggTTAACACAGATTATAGCTGATCTTTTCCCGaatagtttgtttaaaaatgacattacatCGTTTAATGATGTGATTTAAAGCAGTGGTCTTCAAAGTGAACGGGTCCAACAAGCACAGCCAAGGgatctgtgatttaaaaaaaaaaaaatgtagttacagtggtggaaatcacgaCCTACCGACTTCTTATAGTTGTTAGCGCATTGCACTGGTCGTGTGAACTTAATGTGCGTAATCCAATGCAATTAGGGCTATTCAAGTTCAATTTGAACTTGAACCtaatgtgtttggtttatggaAAGTTTCGAAGTAAAAAGCTATATAGATGCAATAATTagacacattatttaaataatattcatgaaataaatctgtactgatggTTGTATGGATTTCATTTGATAGTTAATGGTGTCCCTGGCTACAAAAATTGTTGAGAACCCTGACTTAgacatttgaatatttgaatTTTGGGGCATGaatttatcaaaaataaataaataaataaaataggtgGACAAGATTTGTATTACTTGATACCGACATGAGCCATGTAGCTCCTGTGCAAAGCTAAAAATCCAAACATGGCTAATCGACTTCATTTTGCGCGACAGAAACATTATTTCATCGTGAGTTCTCCTAAAACCACActtaatatagaatatatacagatgagtctGCTGGTGTGATCAAAT from Ictalurus furcatus strain D&B chromosome 18, Billie_1.0, whole genome shotgun sequence carries:
- the kcnk12l gene encoding potassium channel subfamily K member 13; translated protein: MPRRPDVRSSCCCPLHLNEDNARFGLLAALILLYLLCGALVFSALERPSELQAHQRWEEQLANFTQQHRLSVESLQALLRHYEEAFVTGIRVDALRPRWDFSGAFYFVGTVVSTIGFGMTTPVTIGGKVFLIFYGLIGCAATILFFNLFLERIITMLAYIMRWCHERQLRRAGVGGEVAHSEDDSLEGWKPSVYYVMLILGVAALLIACCASALYSSMEDWAYFDSLYFCFVAFSTIGFGDLVSSQRESYKAQEAYRLGNCLFILMGVCCIYSLFNVISIIIKQTLNWILGKLDCSRLHQHPITGNPRQRAQKRNAVHPAPANEAARKQRFTNASVETVCDSETDPGLGPDGGYLTGHRLSGEMISVNDFMANKVSLAILQKQLSETAHGNPRQSHVRQNGFSVGVGAFAIMNNRLQETSVDR